One Xiphophorus maculatus strain JP 163 A chromosome 9, X_maculatus-5.0-male, whole genome shotgun sequence DNA segment encodes these proteins:
- the LOC102235713 gene encoding uncharacterized protein LOC102235713 yields the protein MSVSPSLQTRQVQALSISTMTCETSGDAVAQPEKSEAKVERRDGVFRSVVRSLLWPFSVVVRACRGIVWAPQQKSLSCAVISSPARHSLTGHKRLSRLTRLVLRILPFWAQAALGYPVSRSIGLLLSPEVSVSPTKPCGKGNKRKIDELDDDEEDDPFWVVALSEKLPDDDSNDPDYEATAEETDSEEFASENDTESDLEISGRGVVIEDVNTDVAVPMPSEGSTAV from the exons ATGAGCGTCTCTCCCTCACTGCAGACCCGGCAGGTCCAGGCTTTATCCATCAGTACCATGACTTGTGAAACCTCCGGGGACGCTGTGGCGCAGCCTGAGAAGTCTGAG GCCAAAGTGGAGAGGAGAGACGGCGTGTTTCGCTCTGTTGTGCGCAGCCTCCTCTGGCCTTTCAGCGTCgtt GTAAGGGCCTGCCGCGGAATTGTGTGGGCGCCTCAGCAGAAAAGCCTTTCCTGTGCCGTGATTTCCAGCCCGGCACGTCACAGCCTCACTGGCCATAAGCGCCTCTCCCGGCTCACCCGGCTGGTGCTGCGGATCCTACCCTTCTGGGCGCAGGCCGCCCTGGGCTACCCGGTGTCCCGCAGCATTGGGCTTTTATTGTCCCCAG AAGTCAGTGTCTCTCCTACTAAACCATGTGGAAAAGGCAACAAGAGAAAAATTGATGAGCTTGATGACGATGAGGAGGATGACCCATTCTGGGTGGTTGCGCTTTCTGAGAAACTTCCAGATGATGACTCAAATGATCCTGACTATGAG GCCACCGCAGAAGAGACAGACAGTGAGGAATTTGCCTCAGAAAACGATACAGAAAGTGATCTTGAGATTTCAGGAAGGGGTGTCGTTATTGAGGATGTGAACACG GATGTTGCTGTGCCCATGCCTTCTGAGGGGTCTACAGCTGTTTAA